In Entomomonas moraniae, one DNA window encodes the following:
- a CDS encoding MacB family efflux pump subunit, protein MTMSMIEITNINKYFGDGDNRVHVLKDINITIEKGDFIAIIGQSGSGKSTLMNILGCLDTPSTGSYAIDNIKTEEMDSNELAKMRSKKFGFIFQRYNLLSTLSAENNVALPAVYLGLDHSQRSARAKELLESLGLAEKTQNKPNELSGGQQQRVSIARALMNGGEIILADEPTGALDSRSGETVMEIIQELHKKGHTIILVTHDQNIANYANRIIEIKDGIIISDQRKSDDIVTTSTPSPSKERNSLMFYKDQFIESFKMSVQAIIAHKMRSILTMLGIIIGIASVVSVVALGRGSQEKILSDINSMGTNTINIYPGKGMGDMRSGRVKTLTVDDANVLAKQSYLANATPNTSASGVLIYGNISVNGQINGVNEQYFDVKGLKIDKGRFFNDDDVKNNRSVVVIDPNTQKKLFPYGDNPIGKVIVLNKKPLEIIGITQDQKTVFGNSDTLNLWSPYTTVMNKITGERYISSIIVKVNDDVSSQVAEKNLIKLLTVKHGTQDFFTQNTDSIKQTIESTTNTMTLLISCIALISLIVGGIGVMNIMLVSVTERTKEIGIRMAIGARQQNILEQFLIEAVLICLIGGLLGITLSYAIGFIFNHLVSGFSMSFSASSIILALGCSSLIGIVFGFMPARNASQLNPIEALSRE, encoded by the coding sequence ATAACTATGAGTATGATAGAAATCACCAACATCAACAAATATTTTGGCGATGGCGATAACCGTGTTCATGTCCTTAAAGACATCAATATCACCATCGAAAAAGGGGACTTTATTGCCATTATTGGTCAATCTGGTTCAGGTAAGTCGACCCTAATGAACATATTGGGATGTTTAGATACTCCATCAACAGGTTCGTATGCTATCGACAATATAAAAACAGAGGAAATGGATAGTAACGAGCTAGCCAAAATGCGTAGTAAAAAATTTGGCTTTATTTTCCAACGTTATAATCTACTCAGTACTTTAAGTGCTGAAAATAATGTTGCTCTCCCTGCAGTTTATCTAGGACTCGACCATAGCCAACGCTCAGCACGTGCTAAAGAACTTTTAGAGAGCCTAGGCTTAGCAGAGAAAACGCAAAACAAACCCAATGAACTTTCGGGTGGTCAGCAGCAACGCGTAAGTATTGCCCGTGCCCTTATGAACGGAGGCGAAATTATTTTAGCTGATGAGCCAACAGGGGCTCTAGACTCTAGAAGTGGTGAAACCGTGATGGAGATTATTCAAGAGCTCCATAAAAAAGGGCATACCATTATTCTGGTAACACATGATCAGAATATTGCCAACTACGCTAATCGCATCATCGAAATTAAAGACGGCATTATCATCAGCGATCAGCGCAAATCTGACGATATCGTTACAACATCCACCCCATCTCCATCCAAAGAACGTAATAGCTTAATGTTCTATAAAGACCAATTTATAGAATCATTCAAAATGTCCGTACAAGCTATTATTGCTCATAAAATGCGCTCTATCCTCACCATGTTAGGTATTATTATTGGGATTGCGTCGGTTGTCTCCGTAGTTGCTCTGGGGCGTGGGTCGCAAGAAAAAATACTTTCTGATATTAACTCTATGGGGACCAACACTATTAATATTTACCCAGGTAAAGGCATGGGTGATATGCGCTCAGGCAGAGTTAAAACACTTACCGTTGATGATGCTAATGTACTGGCTAAACAAAGCTATTTAGCCAACGCAACCCCAAACACGTCGGCCAGCGGTGTCCTCATCTACGGAAATATTTCTGTCAATGGTCAAATTAATGGGGTTAATGAACAATACTTTGATGTAAAAGGGCTAAAAATAGATAAAGGCCGTTTCTTTAATGATGATGATGTTAAAAATAACAGATCCGTTGTCGTCATAGATCCTAATACACAGAAAAAACTATTTCCTTATGGTGATAACCCTATTGGAAAAGTCATTGTTTTAAATAAGAAACCCCTCGAAATCATTGGCATAACGCAAGATCAAAAAACAGTGTTTGGTAACAGCGACACACTGAACTTATGGTCACCCTATACCACCGTGATGAATAAGATTACAGGTGAACGCTACATCAGTTCCATTATTGTTAAAGTGAATGATGACGTCAGCTCACAAGTAGCTGAAAAAAATCTAATCAAACTATTAACTGTAAAGCATGGTACTCAAGATTTCTTCACCCAAAATACTGACAGTATCAAACAAACTATTGAAAGCACAACCAACACCATGACATTGCTTATTTCATGTATTGCTCTCATTTCTCTTATCGTTGGGGGTATAGGTGTTATGAATATTATGTTAGTATCTGTCACCGAGCGAACCAAAGAAATTGGAATTCGAATGGCAATTGGCGCACGACAACAAAATATTTTAGAGCAATTCCTAATAGAAGCCGTTTTAATCTGTTTAATTGGCGGTCTATTAGGTATTACACTGTCTTATGCTATAGGATTTATATTCAATCACCTAGTCAGTGGCTTTAGCATGTCTTTCTCGGCAAGCTCTATTATTTTAGCACTTGGGTGCTCATCACTTATTGGTATAGTTTTTGGCTTTATGCCAGCACGAAATGCTTCACAACTAAACCCAATAGAAGCGCTGTCTAGAGAATAA
- a CDS encoding septal ring lytic transglycosylase RlpA family protein, which yields MKKLSSLTHLILLSGLSILIIGCQTKKPDDVDTYQDIAKTSPEGKYVRPLKDGAPWWDVDVSNIPDAEPTPFTGSYKKNPYTVLGKTYYPISSAVGYTSVGTASWYGTKFHGQATANGELYDLYGMTAAHKTLPLPSYVKVTNLDNGRSVVLRVNDRGPFHSDRVIDLSFAAAKKLGYAEVGTARVKVEGIDPAQWQKTHSSVTTVTKSETIQVAATPNAPIKEYTPPVDQHAQPNETNTVKNGLYLQVGAFANPDAAELLRQRLMGVTTTPVFINAVAQGKTQLYRVRLGPIANQQEVLNTQQAIRIANLGNPTLVKP from the coding sequence ATGAAAAAACTCTCATCTCTTACTCACTTAATCTTACTTAGTGGCTTATCCATCCTCATTATCGGCTGTCAAACAAAGAAACCCGATGATGTTGATACCTACCAAGACATTGCTAAAACCTCTCCCGAGGGAAAATACGTACGTCCACTAAAAGATGGAGCGCCGTGGTGGGATGTGGATGTCTCTAACATCCCTGATGCCGAACCGACTCCCTTCACAGGAAGCTACAAAAAAAATCCCTATACCGTCTTGGGTAAAACTTACTATCCTATCAGTTCAGCCGTTGGCTATACCTCTGTGGGAACAGCCTCATGGTACGGAACAAAATTCCACGGTCAGGCGACTGCCAACGGGGAGCTTTATGATCTTTATGGTATGACAGCAGCTCACAAAACATTGCCATTACCCAGCTATGTCAAAGTCACCAATCTTGATAATGGGCGTAGTGTTGTCTTAAGAGTAAACGATCGTGGTCCTTTCCATTCTGATCGAGTAATCGATCTTTCTTTCGCCGCCGCAAAAAAACTAGGCTATGCAGAAGTGGGAACAGCCAGAGTAAAAGTCGAAGGGATTGATCCAGCCCAGTGGCAAAAAACACATTCATCAGTCACAACGGTTACTAAATCAGAAACAATACAAGTAGCCGCTACTCCTAACGCCCCTATAAAAGAATATACACCTCCTGTAGACCAGCATGCACAGCCCAACGAAACAAATACTGTAAAAAATGGTCTATACTTACAAGTAGGTGCTTTTGCTAACCCTGATGCTGCGGAGCTATTACGACAACGCCTGATGGGAGTCACCACTACACCTGTATTTATTAACGCTGTAGCGCAAGGAAAAACTCAACTTTACCGAGTGAGATTAGGGCCAATAGCTAATCAGCAAGAAGTCCTTAATACCCAGCAGGCTATACGTATTGCTAACTTAGGGAATCCAACCCTTGTTAAACCCTAA
- a CDS encoding D-alanyl-D-alanine carboxypeptidase family protein, which translates to MKISLFIKRITLSATVLFSACYIQAQEIAPAPPQLAAKSYVLMDAATGQVLINNNGDQRLPPASLTKLMTAYIATLEMKKGQVRPTDLVTISEKAWKTGGSKMFVEVNKQVPLEDLLHGIIIQSGNDASVAVSEYLAGSEDVFADMMNKTAQQLGMSNSHFMNATGLPDPNHFSSAHDMATLARAIIYEDPAHYNIYKQKEFLWNNIKQPNRNLLLWRDNTVDGLKTGHTDEAGYCMVASAKRDDLRLIAVLFGTNSEKARAEETQKLLTYGFRFYENKTFYKKGDKLATLEVWKGTQSEVPAGLSQDISLTLLKTQFNGLHAQLSTQKQLTAPIQAGQVVGKVEIKNANNQVVYSTDLVALQSVEQGGLFRRIWDSIVLFFKGLFS; encoded by the coding sequence ATGAAAATTTCCTTATTTATTAAACGAATTACATTATCTGCCACCGTACTTTTCAGTGCATGCTATATACAAGCCCAAGAAATAGCGCCTGCTCCTCCACAATTGGCAGCAAAATCTTATGTGTTAATGGATGCTGCCACGGGGCAAGTACTCATTAATAATAATGGCGATCAACGACTTCCCCCCGCTAGCTTAACCAAGCTTATGACCGCCTATATTGCAACCTTAGAAATGAAAAAGGGGCAAGTTCGTCCTACAGACTTAGTCACCATCAGTGAAAAAGCATGGAAAACTGGTGGCTCTAAAATGTTTGTTGAGGTCAATAAACAAGTTCCCTTAGAAGATTTATTACACGGTATTATTATTCAATCGGGCAATGATGCCAGTGTTGCTGTTTCTGAATATTTAGCAGGCAGTGAAGATGTGTTTGCTGACATGATGAATAAAACAGCACAACAACTTGGCATGAGTAATAGCCACTTCATGAATGCCACAGGCTTACCAGACCCTAATCATTTTTCTTCAGCTCATGACATGGCAACATTAGCACGTGCCATTATTTATGAAGACCCTGCACACTACAATATTTATAAACAAAAAGAGTTCCTTTGGAATAACATAAAACAACCTAATCGTAATTTATTACTTTGGCGCGACAACACCGTTGATGGCTTAAAGACAGGCCACACGGATGAAGCAGGCTATTGTATGGTTGCATCAGCTAAACGTGATGATCTTCGCTTAATTGCTGTATTATTTGGAACCAATAGCGAAAAAGCACGTGCTGAAGAGACACAAAAACTATTAACGTATGGATTTCGCTTTTATGAAAATAAAACTTTCTACAAAAAAGGCGATAAACTCGCTACGCTAGAGGTTTGGAAAGGTACTCAATCAGAAGTACCTGCTGGCCTTAGCCAAGATATTTCATTAACCTTATTAAAAACGCAATTTAATGGTCTGCATGCACAACTATCCACCCAAAAACAATTAACAGCCCCAATACAAGCGGGGCAAGTGGTAGGTAAAGTGGAAATCAAAAATGCCAATAACCAAGTAGTTTATAGCACTGATTTGGTTGCCTTGCAATCAGTAGAACAAGGTGGTCTCTTCAGACGTATATGGGATAGCATTGTATTATTCTTTAAAGGGCTATTTAGCTAG
- the rodA gene encoding rod shape-determining protein RodA — protein MLPLHKRITLNANNPNHKHVTLLERFHIDGYLLVLLTILAIANLFILYSASGKDMDLVNRQGTFFIMGGVAMIMIAQFDPRFMARWVLIPYIIGIILLIIVDINGHNAMGAQRWLKIPGLIRFQPSEFMKIVVPATIAWYISRHSLPASFKHVVIAFILTIVPFLLVLKQPDLGTSLLILTAGAFVIYMAGLRWSWVISAILAIIPIAYGMWHFVMHDYQKHRVLTFINPESDPLGKGWNIIQSKAAIGSGGFWGKGWLEGTQSHLDFLPESHTDFVFALIGEEFGLVGVTLLLTIYLLIITRCLIITANAQTLFGKLLAGGLSMTFFVYVFVNIGMVSGLLPVVGVPLPFMSYGGTSAITLLSSFGILMAIQTHRNWTTSIR, from the coding sequence ATGCTACCTCTCCATAAAAGAATTACTTTAAATGCAAATAATCCCAATCATAAGCATGTCACATTATTAGAGCGCTTTCATATTGACGGTTACTTATTGGTATTACTCACTATTTTGGCGATAGCCAACCTATTTATACTCTACTCTGCTAGCGGTAAAGATATGGATTTGGTTAACAGGCAGGGAACATTTTTTATAATGGGAGGCGTTGCAATGATTATGATCGCGCAATTTGACCCCCGATTTATGGCCCGTTGGGTACTTATTCCTTATATCATCGGTATCATTTTACTTATTATCGTTGATATCAATGGACATAATGCCATGGGCGCTCAACGTTGGTTAAAAATACCTGGGCTTATTAGATTCCAGCCATCAGAATTTATGAAAATTGTCGTTCCTGCTACCATCGCTTGGTATATTTCAAGACATAGCCTCCCTGCAAGCTTTAAACATGTTGTCATTGCTTTTATCTTAACCATCGTACCCTTTCTCTTAGTACTAAAACAACCCGATCTCGGTACATCGCTGCTTATACTAACCGCAGGGGCTTTTGTCATTTACATGGCGGGGCTCCGTTGGAGTTGGGTGATTAGTGCGATTCTCGCCATCATTCCTATTGCCTATGGAATGTGGCACTTTGTAATGCATGACTACCAAAAACATCGCGTACTCACATTCATTAATCCCGAATCAGATCCACTCGGGAAAGGCTGGAATATTATTCAATCAAAGGCGGCTATCGGCTCAGGAGGCTTTTGGGGTAAAGGATGGCTAGAAGGGACACAATCTCACCTCGATTTCCTTCCTGAAAGCCACACTGACTTCGTTTTTGCATTAATTGGTGAGGAATTTGGCTTAGTTGGTGTTACACTATTGTTAACAATTTATTTACTGATAATTACTCGCTGTTTAATCATCACAGCGAATGCCCAGACCCTCTTTGGTAAACTACTGGCCGGAGGGCTTAGTATGACGTTCTTTGTCTATGTGTTTGTTAATATCGGCATGGTCAGTGGATTATTACCTGTGGTCGGTGTTCCCCTACCTTTTATGAGTTATGGTGGTACATCAGCCATTACTTTGCTCTCTTCATTTGGTATATTAATGGCCATACAAACTCATCGAAACTGGACAACCTCGATAAGGTAA
- a CDS encoding efflux RND transporter periplasmic adaptor subunit yields the protein MKKAKKTIILSMILIIIITLIYFFFFNKEEQISYLTEKARIGNIQRTVNTTGEISAKQIVTVGAQASGQIKKLYVSLGQSIKKGDMIADIDSTTQENDLNINKSKLESYKTQLEAKKVALVVAQKKYNREKNLLTKNATSDENLDSARDTLATAKANVADLESLIVQTQISVNTAETNLGYTKIVAPLDGTVVSIPVEEGQTVNANQTTPTIVQVADLKLMEIKMQISEGDITKIKPGMEVIYSILSEPTKTFTGKLDTIDPGLTTLTAGNYTGTTDSSTAVYYYGNLVVPNPDGTLRIGMTTQNTIVVSNKDNVLIIPTITLNTKNGRSYVYVLEKNNTVVEKEVTIGLSDSMNTEIISGLKDGENVISAQMSNTEIVQSNNSRMRGPRL from the coding sequence ATGAAGAAAGCGAAGAAAACGATTATTTTATCAATGATTCTAATAATCATTATTACTCTTATCTACTTTTTTTTCTTCAATAAAGAAGAGCAAATTAGCTATTTAACTGAAAAAGCTAGAATAGGGAATATTCAACGTACCGTTAATACAACAGGCGAAATCAGCGCTAAACAAATAGTGACTGTCGGTGCACAAGCGTCAGGCCAAATCAAAAAACTTTACGTTTCACTGGGACAATCGATTAAAAAGGGCGATATGATTGCTGATATTGACTCAACCACCCAAGAAAATGACCTCAATATCAATAAATCTAAACTTGAATCCTATAAAACCCAATTAGAGGCAAAAAAAGTTGCTCTGGTTGTTGCGCAAAAGAAATACAATCGTGAAAAAAACCTCTTAACAAAAAATGCTACGTCCGATGAAAACCTTGACAGCGCCCGTGACACACTAGCCACAGCCAAAGCCAATGTTGCTGATTTAGAATCATTAATTGTACAAACACAAATTTCTGTGAATACCGCAGAAACCAACTTAGGCTATACCAAAATTGTAGCACCTCTTGATGGCACTGTTGTTTCTATTCCTGTAGAGGAAGGACAAACGGTCAACGCTAACCAAACCACACCAACCATTGTTCAGGTTGCAGACTTGAAGCTTATGGAAATCAAGATGCAGATATCTGAAGGAGATATTACAAAAATTAAACCAGGAATGGAGGTAATTTACAGTATTCTCTCAGAACCCACTAAAACATTTACAGGCAAGCTCGACACCATCGATCCCGGTCTTACAACATTGACGGCAGGAAACTATACAGGCACAACAGACTCCAGCACTGCCGTTTATTATTATGGTAATTTGGTTGTTCCTAACCCCGATGGTACATTACGAATAGGAATGACCACCCAAAATACAATTGTCGTCTCTAATAAAGACAATGTATTAATTATCCCGACCATCACATTAAATACTAAAAATGGTAGAAGCTATGTGTATGTTTTAGAAAAAAACAATACCGTTGTTGAAAAAGAAGTCACGATAGGACTCTCTGATAGCATGAATACAGAAATCATTTCTGGACTCAAAGACGGAGAAAATGTGATTTCTGCCCAAATGAGTAACACAGAAATCGTCCAAAGTAATAACAGCAGAATGCGTGGACCTAGGTTATAA
- the mltB gene encoding lytic murein transglycosylase B encodes MIIKKTQLGLLVSLFMLTGILNANDYNEYPDIQNFTKDLVENHGFAEEQVHDLFAKVNKQQAILDLIAKPAEKAKEWKEYRPIFMTQQRINEGVAFWNKNQAALEKAEKIYGVPAQIIVAIIGVETFYGRNMGNWPVMDALTTLGFDYPPRADFFRKQLKEYMLMTREEQLDPLSLKGSYAGAMGMAQFMPGSFRAYAVDFDGDGHIDIWNNPTDAIGSVANYFKAHRWQTNQPVAFQATTNGDKVNTVLSSGLELDQTIAKLKQAGWTLPITLPDNTPVIAFKLQGEKGDEYWAGLNNFEVITRYNRSVMYSLAVYQLSEQLLATKMKQ; translated from the coding sequence ATGATTATTAAAAAGACTCAACTTGGCCTATTGGTTTCACTATTCATGCTAACAGGAATACTGAATGCCAATGACTATAATGAATACCCTGACATACAAAACTTCACAAAGGACTTGGTTGAAAATCATGGTTTTGCAGAGGAGCAAGTCCATGACTTATTTGCTAAAGTCAATAAACAACAAGCTATTCTCGACTTAATTGCCAAACCCGCAGAAAAAGCCAAAGAATGGAAAGAGTATCGCCCTATTTTTATGACCCAACAACGCATTAATGAAGGGGTTGCTTTTTGGAACAAGAACCAAGCCGCTTTAGAAAAAGCAGAAAAAATATATGGCGTTCCTGCACAAATTATTGTTGCCATTATTGGTGTAGAAACTTTCTATGGTCGTAATATGGGCAATTGGCCTGTTATGGATGCGCTGACCACATTAGGTTTTGACTACCCTCCTCGAGCTGATTTCTTTCGTAAACAATTAAAAGAATACATGCTGATGACACGTGAAGAACAACTCGACCCGCTCTCACTAAAAGGTTCTTACGCAGGGGCAATGGGAATGGCTCAATTTATGCCAGGTAGCTTTAGAGCCTACGCTGTCGACTTTGATGGTGACGGACACATTGATATCTGGAATAATCCTACCGATGCTATTGGAAGTGTAGCTAATTATTTCAAAGCACATCGTTGGCAAACCAACCAACCTGTTGCATTCCAAGCTACTACAAACGGCGACAAAGTAAATACCGTGTTATCCTCAGGGCTTGAATTAGACCAAACAATTGCTAAACTAAAGCAAGCTGGCTGGACATTGCCTATCACATTGCCTGATAATACACCCGTTATTGCCTTCAAACTTCAAGGCGAAAAAGGTGATGAGTATTGGGCTGGACTTAATAATTTTGAAGTTATTACGCGCTATAATCGCAGTGTTATGTATTCATTAGCTGTTTATCAATTATCTGAACAATTATTAGCCACTAAAATGAAACAATGA
- the lipB gene encoding lipoyl(octanoyl) transferase LipB, which translates to MANSETLNVRKLGTQPYESVWLAMKTFTDNRTQETLDEVWILQHTSVFTQGSAGKAEHVLMPGDIPVIQSDRGGQVTYHGPGQLIVYLMIDVKRHHLGPRLLVTAIENCLIGLLASYGITAYSKPDAPGVYVGQSKIASLGLRIRHHASFHGFALNVDMDLEPFSRINPCGYAGMQMTQLSEFISPIDFDELTERVITQITQKLAYTHVKYLTN; encoded by the coding sequence ATGGCGAATAGTGAGACGTTAAATGTTCGCAAGCTAGGTACACAACCCTATGAATCCGTCTGGCTTGCGATGAAAACGTTTACAGATAACCGCACACAAGAAACACTTGACGAGGTTTGGATACTTCAACACACCTCTGTTTTTACTCAAGGCAGCGCAGGAAAAGCTGAGCATGTATTAATGCCAGGAGATATTCCTGTTATTCAATCTGACCGTGGAGGGCAAGTAACTTACCACGGCCCCGGTCAACTCATTGTATACTTAATGATTGATGTAAAGCGCCACCATCTTGGTCCAAGATTATTAGTAACAGCCATTGAAAATTGCCTAATAGGTCTATTAGCTAGTTACGGTATAACCGCCTACTCAAAACCTGATGCCCCAGGTGTTTATGTAGGGCAATCAAAAATTGCCTCCCTTGGTTTAAGAATACGCCACCATGCTTCTTTCCATGGTTTTGCACTCAATGTGGACATGGACTTAGAACCTTTTTCCCGCATCAATCCCTGTGGTTATGCTGGTATGCAAATGACACAACTCAGTGAGTTTATAAGTCCTATTGATTTTGATGAACTGACAGAACGCGTCATTACACAAATCACTCAAAAGCTTGCTTATACACACGTTAAATATCTTACAAACTAA
- the mrdA gene encoding penicillin-binding protein 2: MVQTFPIKDHIKNARIVRNRVIIGSIFVGIFMCVLLGRMYYLQIIQYRYHATLSDKNRIHTQAIPPVRGIIYDRNGIVIANNEPSFNLTFTRERAKDWPKIIDTLVEILNLTEEDKQNLITKIKQRSRPFESIPILYELTEEQRAIIAVNQPRLPGLEVEVQFIRYYPYGNLFAHSVGYVGRISDQDLKRVDPIEYSGTHHIGKAGAERFYEGMLHGDVGYEEVETNARGKVMRVLNQIQPMAGKDLTLTLDYYLQKAAMDALKDKRGAIVAIDPRNGEVLALVSSPSFDPNPFVTGISQKDYSKLSNDPDKPFLNRAIYGTYPPGSTVKPLVALTGLDLGITTPAEKVFDPGFYQLPNSTHKYRNWNRGGDGWINMETAIMRSNDTYFYDLAYKIGIDNLHQYLSLFGLGQRVSLDMYQEESTGIMPSREWKEKVHKQRWYPGHTLITGIGQGDMQTTILQIAQAATLIANKGHWIRPHLIQSADNIPTKELIENGSIDTTDRPTPTDIILKNPEDWNIINQDMQQVVHGARGTARKMGATAIYRIAGKSGTAQVVAIRQNERYDSKSLNERHRDHALFVAFAPAEKPRIVVAIIIENGESGSGLAAPIVKHVMDTWLLNDQGQLKTDEELLAKKPAPELTPTNEVSEKTNNATSP, encoded by the coding sequence ATGGTGCAAACATTCCCAATTAAAGACCATATCAAAAATGCGAGGATTGTAAGAAATCGAGTCATTATTGGCTCTATTTTTGTGGGTATTTTTATGTGTGTTTTACTGGGCAGAATGTACTATCTACAGATCATTCAATACCGCTATCACGCAACGCTTTCTGATAAGAATCGTATTCATACCCAAGCAATTCCACCTGTCAGAGGCATCATTTATGATCGCAATGGTATTGTCATTGCTAATAATGAGCCCAGCTTTAACCTAACCTTTACTCGTGAGCGCGCTAAAGACTGGCCTAAAATTATTGATACATTGGTTGAAATACTCAACTTGACCGAAGAAGACAAACAAAATCTTATCACCAAAATCAAACAACGCTCACGCCCTTTTGAATCAATTCCTATTCTTTATGAACTTACTGAAGAACAGCGAGCTATTATTGCAGTAAACCAACCACGCCTTCCTGGGCTTGAGGTAGAAGTCCAGTTCATTCGCTACTATCCCTATGGTAATTTATTTGCTCACTCTGTCGGATACGTCGGACGGATTAGCGATCAAGACCTAAAACGTGTAGATCCCATTGAGTACAGTGGAACACACCATATTGGTAAAGCAGGCGCAGAGCGTTTTTATGAAGGCATGCTACATGGGGACGTCGGTTACGAAGAAGTCGAAACAAATGCGCGCGGTAAGGTTATGCGCGTTTTGAACCAAATACAACCCATGGCAGGAAAAGACCTTACCTTAACCTTGGATTACTATTTGCAAAAAGCAGCCATGGACGCGCTGAAAGATAAGCGAGGTGCCATTGTTGCGATAGACCCTAGAAATGGCGAAGTCTTAGCATTAGTCAGCTCACCCAGCTTTGACCCTAACCCTTTTGTTACAGGAATTAGCCAAAAAGACTACAGTAAGTTATCCAATGATCCTGACAAACCTTTTCTAAATCGTGCTATTTATGGTACCTACCCTCCCGGCTCTACCGTAAAACCCTTAGTGGCTTTAACAGGACTTGATCTAGGCATTACAACCCCAGCTGAAAAAGTATTTGACCCCGGCTTCTATCAGCTTCCAAACTCAACCCATAAATACCGAAATTGGAACCGCGGTGGAGATGGCTGGATCAATATGGAAACAGCCATTATGCGCTCCAATGATACTTACTTTTATGACCTTGCCTATAAAATAGGTATTGACAACTTACATCAGTATTTGAGTCTATTTGGGCTAGGACAACGTGTTTCACTAGACATGTATCAAGAAGAATCAACAGGGATTATGCCTTCGAGAGAGTGGAAAGAAAAAGTACATAAACAACGTTGGTATCCAGGACACACCCTTATTACGGGTATCGGGCAAGGTGATATGCAAACCACCATCTTACAAATCGCCCAAGCGGCAACACTTATTGCCAACAAAGGCCACTGGATTCGCCCACACCTCATACAGTCAGCTGATAATATCCCTACTAAAGAACTGATTGAAAATGGCTCTATCGATACCACTGATAGACCGACGCCAACCGATATCATCCTTAAAAATCCAGAAGACTGGAACATTATTAATCAAGATATGCAGCAAGTGGTACATGGTGCTAGAGGGACTGCCCGAAAAATGGGCGCCACTGCTATTTATCGAATAGCAGGAAAAAGCGGAACTGCACAAGTCGTCGCCATTCGCCAAAATGAACGCTATGACAGTAAAAGCCTGAATGAGCGCCATCGAGACCATGCCCTTTTTGTTGCCTTTGCACCCGCAGAGAAACCTCGCATCGTGGTGGCTATTATTATTGAAAATGGAGAGTCTGGCAGTGGATTGGCGGCCCCTATCGTTAAACACGTGATGGATACATGGCTATTAAATGACCAAGGGCAACTAAAAACAGATGAAGAGCTATTAGCGAAAAAGCCTGCGCCAGAATTAACGCCTACAAACGAAGTATCGGAGAAAACAAACAATGCTACCTCTCCATAA
- a CDS encoding HP0495 family protein, whose protein sequence is MTNQEPPKIEFPCKNYGIKIIGDAHDEFKPLVIEILHRHVPDFDESTITDQYSSNGKYHSLRVKITATGVDQLKAIHDDLKATGRVHMVL, encoded by the coding sequence ATGACAAATCAAGAACCACCTAAAATAGAGTTTCCTTGTAAAAACTATGGTATTAAAATCATTGGTGATGCCCATGATGAGTTTAAACCGCTGGTTATTGAAATCTTGCATCGTCATGTTCCAGATTTTGATGAATCAACAATAACAGACCAATACAGCAGTAATGGTAAATATCACTCATTAAGAGTAAAAATTACAGCAACAGGTGTTGATCAGTTAAAAGCCATTCATGATGACTTAAAAGCCACTGGTCGAGTACATATGGTTTTATAA